From one Trifolium pratense cultivar HEN17-A07 linkage group LG1, ARS_RC_1.1, whole genome shotgun sequence genomic stretch:
- the LOC123897406 gene encoding mitochondrial inner membrane protease subunit 1-like, whose product MGPLRTAIKEACEKTVSVVKFLCVLHVTKNYLVNPVMTYGPSMLPTIDLTPNIFLAEKISTRYGKVAHGDIVVHRSPHNPSKIFTKRLIGLEGDSITYVSDPDNGDDKLETVVVPKGHVWVQGDNKYNSNDSRNFGPIPYGLIESKIFWRVWPLKGFGSFEKK is encoded by the exons ATGGGGCCATTGAGGACTGCTATTAAAGAAGCATGTGAGAAAACAGTCTCAGTTGTAAAGTTCTTATGCGTTTTACATGTTACGAAAAACTACCTGGTTAACCCTGTTATG ACTTATGGTCCTAGCATGCTTCCTACAATCGATTTGACACCAAACATCTTTCTTGCTGAAAAGATCTCAACTCGATATGGTAAAGTTGCTCATGGAGATATTGTAGTTCATCGCTCACCTCATAACCCTAGCAAGATCTTCACGAAGCGCTTGATTGGATTAGAGGGTGATAGCATTACATATGTTTCTGATCCCGATAACGGTGATGATAAGCTTGAAACAGTTGTG GTTCCAAAGGGTCACGTTTGGGTACAGGGCGATAACAAATATAATAGCAACGATTCTAGAAATTTTGGTCCAATTCCTTATGGCCTTATTGAGAGCAAGATATTCTGGAGG GTATGGCCACTTAAAGGTTTTGGATCGTTCGAGAAAAAATGA